The Tenrec ecaudatus isolate mTenEca1 chromosome 4, mTenEca1.hap1, whole genome shotgun sequence region TGGTTCTAGAACATGTGTCCGGGGGGGAGCTCTTTGACTACCTGGTGAAGAAGGGGAGGCTGACCCCCAAAGAGGCTCGCAAGTTCTTCCGGCAGATCATCTCTGCGCTGGACTTCTGCCACAGCCACTCCATATGGTACGAGTTCCTTGTGCCCTAGCCCCTGCCCACTCAGCTTGCTCTGCCCCGGCAGATACCCCGTTTCCCTTCCAGGTGCCTCATCCTCTTGGGTGCACCCCAACATATGAGACGCCCCTTCCAGAGCCTTCCATCCCCCCTAAAGCACCCTACCCCCTCTCCAACACTTTTCCCTTTCTCCCAGGTATGCCCCCACCCACTTCCTCCCCTTAGCCTTCCTGGAGTAGTGCCCCCCCCTGATCCTTGGGGTGCGGGAGACATCAGGAAGGTTTCTGTCAGGTGCCCACCCAAGGCTGCAGGAGTCCCTCCTCCGATTTTCCAGGGGGCAAGTCCTAGGACCCCCTCCCCCAGTGTCTGGGGGGTCTCAGCTCTCTCTTGAAGCAAGTCGGGTGTTCAGCGAACTCCCTGGGCAGATTAGGGTGGAGCACGGTGAAGCTTGGCACAGACCAGGCTGGGCAGCCTGAGGTGCCCGTGAAACCTGGCGGCAGGACCCCCACACCCCTTTCTTCCCAAAGACCAGCTTGAAGACGACCGGCAGATGACTTCTGATTGGCTGGCTGTGACATCACCAAGCTGGGCTGCCATTGGCCCCTTGGCTATGTCTATTGgaattgggggaggggagacagatGGAGATGGGGCTGCGGGGTCTGGGGCCAGGGGAGGAGCCCAAAGACCCTGAGAGACGTGCTTTGAGCCCAGAGCACTATGACCACGGGGCATCTCGGAGGCGCGCGGGCTCCAGAGGGGAGAAGTGGACGTGTCCCCCCACCATGTAGCCTcaaccctccttcctccccagccACAGAGACCTGAAACCAGAAAACCTTCTCCTGGATGAGAAGAACAACATCCGCATCGCCGACTTTGGCATGGCGTCGCTGCAGGTTGGCGACAGCCTGCTAGAGACCAGCTGTGGGTGAGTGGGCGCGCCGCCCTCCGCTCAGTTCCCGCCCGGCGGCCGCTGGCCACTGCGCACCTGCCTAACCCGCCCGCCCGGCCGCGCCGCCTCCCGCGGCCGCCGCGCGCCCCCTCCTGACCGATGCGGGTGCTGCACCCAGGCCCTCAGGGACGCCTGAACCCGCGGGTGGGCTGCCCTGAAGCTCCTGTCTATAGAGGCCACCCTGGAGCCCGCCTGACCTCCAGTTTCCCTTCCCCAGCTCACAGTCTGGGTTCTGCAAGGGGCTGCGGGGGTCAGAGGGAATGGACCCGCAGACGCCCAGACGTCCTTGGGCCATGCCCCATTGCTACAGGCTGCCCTGGCCAAGCGATTGTTTGCTCTGTCCGGGCGTGAAAGCGGGCTTATCTGCCAACTCTGTGCAGGCCCCTCCTCTTGCCGCTGGCTCCCTTCCCCACGGGCCTCTCCCCCTCCATTCAGGCCCCTCCCTTAGCAAAGCCCCACCGTCTGTACAGACCCCACCTCCGTGCCGTGCCGTTAGTGGCCAGGACTGCCCGAATGAGGCAGGGCAGGCCACCTGTTCATCTCCAAGGAGCAATCCCAGGGGGCGCGGGGTGGGCGAGCTGGGCCCAGCGGCTCTGAAGTGTCCCAGCAGCCTGCTCTTGCTCGTGGCCACAGGGCCCAGCCTCGGCACATGTGCCACCAGACGCATCCATGGGGTCCCGGGCAGGCTGGGGGGCTGCAGGGGGCTGCACAGTGCTACGTAGAAGCCCCATGGATCTCTTCAGTCTCCAGGAGGGGCCGTGCGGGACGGGCCCCGGGCTGAGTCTGGGGGCTGCTGAAGGGCAGTGCCCGCCTCTTAAACAGGTGTGTTTCCCTTCAGGTCCCCCCACTATGCCTGCCCCGAGGTGATCCGGGTAAGTAGCCTGGGCCACACCTCTGTCCCTGCCCAAGAGGGCCTTCCCGCACCCAGGGTGGGCACCCAGGGACCCAGCTCCCGCCTGATCCCGCCCGGTGAGCCTCTTCACCCTCGAAGTCCTTGGGCCAGCTGTGGTCCACAGCCAACGACCCAAGCCTTACCATCTCCAGGGCGAGAAGTACGATGGCCGGAAGGCAGACGTGTGGAGCTGCGGCGTGATCCTGTTCGCCCTGCTCGTGGTGAGGCccctgtgccccctcccccctgcccccgcccccatgcccacccccactcctgcgCCCTGGCCCAGCTCCCTACGCCCACCCGAGCCCACGCAGAGCTGTCCGCGGTGCTGCCCACTGGCCAGCCATGCTAACCACCCCGCACTGCTGCAGGGAGCATTGCCCTTTGATGACGACAACTTGCGGCAGCTGCTGGAGAAGGTGAAACGAGGCGTCTTCCACATGCCCCACTTCATCCCGCCCGACTGCCAGAGCCTGCTGCGGGGCATGATTGAGGTGGATGCCGCTCGACGGCTCACGGTGCGTGCTGGGGTTGAGACtcgccctgccacacacacactcccgccCAGCCTGAAGCTCCCCCAGGGCTCCCACCCCGGGGgcaccatctttctccagtgaaagACCTCTGTCTGCAGAGGTGGGGCGCTGGGCATAGGCCTGAGCTGTGGAACTGGGCTTGGGATGTGGGCATCTGTATGCATAGGTGTGTGCGTGCCAAGGGACGCGTTTGCAtaggtgtatgtgtgcatgtgcatatgCACACAGGTATATGCGTGAGGGGACAGGTGGGTGGCAGGGCAGCAGGCCTGTGCCTATGTGGAGTATGCACCTGTAAGCACAGCTGTGTGTGCACATAGGTACATGTGATGAGCGCCCAGATGAGGAGCAGGCCTGGGCCTGTGGAACCAGGGGAAATGATGATGAGTGGTATAGGGGGGCCTGTGGAACCAGGGGGTCACGGTGTATGCACCGAGATGTAGAGGTATGTGTGCGCCCTTTGTGTGTGCACAGGTGGGTGACGGACCCATGTCCGTCACTGGTCCAAAGGAGGCCATGAAAGCACAGGTGGGCTGCTGCAGGCACCGGACCCTGTGGGGTCAAGAGGGTCCGAGGGAAGCCACGAGCTTGTCCCTGGGCTACTCCTAAGCTGGGCTGGACCCAGACGGCTCTTCCCAGGGTAGGGACTGCCGTGGGCGGGCCTTTTCTAGGATGGGGGCTCCCTGGCCCCCTGCTCTGGGAAGAGATGACCTCTGTGGCTGGGGCTGCCCTCCGGGCCTCCTGCTTGCACCTGcaccccagccctgccctgcaCACAGGTGGACCAGGCCCTCTTGGCCCCACCACCTGTCCTCCTCCCTCCAGGCCTCCCCACTCCAGGGCTGCCCTGTGTCAGTGGGGGAtcctggcagcccagctcttaccCCTCCTTGCCGGCCCCTGCTCTGCCTGgagtcccacccccatccctaccCCTGGCCTCGTCAAGGTTAGCTTTCCTCCCCACTAGGGGGCAGGGCCACTGACCTGGAACCTCTGGGAGCAACTGTCCCCACCCCAGACACGCCTTCCTCCTCACCTTCTTCCCAACCCCCTCCTACCTCCTCTCTCCCTTCCAGCCCTCCCCCCTTATCTcaacctcctccctccccacctcctcacccttcctcccctccccccatttcttccccctccctttgcCGATCCCCTCGCTCCCCCTAATTCGTGCTCCCCTCCCACTCCTGCTCCCTCCATACTAACTCCCTGTTTCTCTTTCCTTGTAGCTAGAGCACATTCAGAAACACATATGGTATATGTAAGTAGCTTTTCACCCACTAATCGCCTGCTTTGCCTGTTGCTGTGGCCAGAGGACTGCTAGGAAGGGGGGAGGGCACTGGCCCAGGGCAAGTCCTGCTGATCGGGCTGCCGGGGGTCCTCGCTGGCCTCCGCGGGTGCGGGCAGGACGCAGGAGGTGTGCAGGGCCCCGGCACAGGGAAAATGGCAGGGGCCCAGGTCCCAGGCCAGGGTCAGACCTCGCACCCTCTCCAGCCgactcagggtgggggtggaggagtcgTGGGCCGCCCCCAGGGGCAGTAACCGTGGCGGCGCCATGTCATCCACAGAGGGGGCAAGAACGAGCCAGAGCCAGAGCAGCCCGTCCCCCGAAAGGTGCAGATCCGCTCGCTGCCCAGCCTAGAGGACCTGGACCCGGACGTGCTGGACAGTATGCACTCGCTGGGCTGCTTCAGGGACCGCAACAAGCTACTGCAGGACCTACTGTCCGAGGAGTAAGTCATCGGGGCGCGGCCTGTGGTGGAGCAGAGAGGAcaggggtggggccagggagaaggaggGAGCGGGCAGAGCCTTAGAGTTGAGGTTAAGGGCTTGGCTGGAGATCAGGCGGCTAGCTGTCTGTGGTGTCCAAGGTGGGGCCTGGAGAGAGGGCAGGGCCCAATGTCTGCGTACCCTCAGGAcgggcctggggcgttccaaggCAGGGTCTGCTGTCTGCAGGAGTATGTCCGAGGGTGGGTCGGATGTCTGAGTACATCTGAGGGCGGGGCCAAAGGAGGGGCGGGGCTTCATGTTCCGGGAGTCTTCCAAGGGCAGGGCCAGAGAGGGGCGGGACCTGCTGTCCAAGTAGATCCAAGGACCCGCCAGGGTGGGGATCCAGGGACCAATTGGGGAATATGTCTGTAGGTGGCCCATGCTGCCCTCTCAGGGAAAGGCCCCAGAGTCCGAAGGGAGAGGCTGAGAGGGCAGGAACTGACATGTGACCCCAGAGTGGACCCCCCTGTTACCTACCCcatcctcaccccagggagaaccAGGAGAAAATGATCTACTTCCTCCTGTTGGACCGGAAGGAGCGGTACCCAAGCCACGAGGATGAGGACCTGCCCCCCAGGAATGAGATAGGTACGAGGCCCAGGGCAGCCCGGTGGCCACCCCCGTACCGGGAGCCCCACTGAGTCTGACCCCCTCTGTGTGCAGACCCCCCCAGGAAGCGTGTGGACTCGCCCATGCTGAACAGGCACGGCAAGCGGCGGCCAGAGCGAAAGTCTATGGAAGTGCTCAGCGTGACCGACGGTGGCTCCCCAGTGCCCGCCAGGAGGGCCATCGAGATGGCCCAGCACGGCCAGAGGTACGTGTGCCCTCCCGAGAAGCACTGCTCAAGGCCGGGCCTGCTGAAGGCTGGGCTGGGCCCCACTGGCTCAGGGTCTGGGCTGAGGCTGGTGCAGAGTGGCCAGGCTGGGTGGGGCTGCGCAGCGTGGCATGGGCTAAGGCTTGACTGCACTGGGCTGCACTGGGCAGGGTGGGGATGAATTGGGCTGTCTTGGCTTTGTTGGCCTGGGTTGAGCTGGGCTGGACACAacaggactggactgggctgggccattTGGCATGAGCACTGGGTTGATCTGGGCTGAGTTGGGTGGATCTGGCTGGCCTGGGAGGGCAGGGCTGAGCTGGGCTGAACTAGGCATAGCTaagtgggctgggctgggctgggctgggcggaGCTGAGCTGAGCTGCACCGGGCTGCACCAAACTTCGAGAGTAGAGTTGGATGGGCTGGACCTGGTGGCTGGCTGGACTGGGTGAGCAAGCTGAGCCTGACTGTGCTGATGGACCCCTGGGGATTCGGAGCAGaagcccccaccccagctccagGTCAGATGCAAAGTGCTGCAGGAGTGGTGACTGggctgcagggccaggcaggggtgTCCACTCACAGCTTCCCGGGTGGGGCTTCAGTCCATGAGGGACAGGAATTCTGGGAGCCAGGCATGGGGCGGGGCAGGCTCAGCAGCCTGTTGGTCTTGACCCAGAaccccctgtcccccaccctgcccccatgcTAGAAGTGAAGTCAGACTTGCTCCTGGGAATTTTCTGGGACTCACAGGACATTGGGCCCCCTGGGCTCTCTCCCCACTTTTCCCATGGGACCAGGCCCTGACTGAGCCGCCCTTGGCTTCTGGAGCttgagtggggtgggaggaggcccTGCAGGCCCTCTCTGCCTCATACCTGTCCTGGGTGCACCCTGCCCATGGGCCCCTAGGCAACCAGGCCCACTGGGCAGTGGCCGGTAGCCCCCAGTAAATCCCAGCAGTCAGCCGAGTGCACCCCATGACCCAGGCAAGTGGGGGACAGGAAACCCCAGATTCCCTCCAGGCCTCTAATGTGTACCCCAGCTCCAGCTTCCAAGCCCTGCTGCCTCTGGGGGATGGTGAGCGAGACTGGCATGGGGCTGAGACCCCCGCACTGCCGGCCCCTCTGCTCTGGGCTGCCCGAGGGGCTCTGCCTGgggtgctcccccccaccccagcctggcTGCCTGCAGCCCCAGCTGTCCACAACAGCCATGGGGCCACCTGCAGGGCTGGGAGGGACCGTGGGGCTGGCGGTCTGCTTCCCTCGTCCATACTTGTCAGACAAGGGGTTATGCCCAGCAGCGTCCGCCTCTGCCGCACCCACGACCCCAGGCTTGTGCTGCTCGGTGGTCCCGGCAGAGCTGCGGCTTGTAACTCTGTTCTCTCGCTTTGTTCCTGCTGTAGTAAGGCAGTGTTCAGTAAAAGCCTGGATATCACTGAGGCCCGCCCCCAACTCAGCACAGAAGACAGGTACACACCCTGCTCACCGCCCCTGGCAGGCCAGGCCGGGCCCCTCCCTGCCTTACCAGCCTTCCTGCGCACCCCTTTCCTCCCCAGGACAGCTCTGGCCCGGCAAGTGAGGGACAACCACCACAGGGGGAATTGCAGGCCTCCATGGCTGTCCCTGCCCGAGAACTCCCCTCCCTGCTCTGCCCCCCTGTTCCTTGCCACGGTGGAGTGCCCTTGGGGGCTTGCCTGGGGCCCTGAGGTTATGCTGCTGTGACTGGGCAGCTCTACTGAGTTGGGGAGGGGGCCTGAGCGCCTCACCTGGGCATGGGTGCTGCCAAACTCCCTCTGCCCCACCACCGACCCCCGCAGAGTGGACATTCCTCtgctcttcctcttctttgcatcacgggggtggggggggtgcacCACAGGCTACAGGGTCGGGGTTGGGGTGCCTGGGAGCCAGAAGGCAGACTCTGGACCACTCTGGGAGCAGCCTGGACCAGACTATGGGAAGCCTGGAGACTCTAGCCAGGCTGGCAGGGCAAACAGGGTCATGGTCACCTCCCTTGACCGGAGTGTgggctggcggggggggggggtcatcaccAGGGGGCCCAGCATGGTTTCGGGAGCCAGCTTCACTCAGGGGTAGTTGTGCAGTGGgggccacacacacacctgggccCTGGTCTCCACACCTGCGCCTGCCTCTCCTGCATCCTCTCAGGATCATGGGGACTGGCACAGAGGGGTGAGTGGGGGGCAGGTGCTCTGCTGGTTTCAAGATGGAGGGAGCTGAGCCTGGCCCACTGTCCTGCCTGTGCCCACCAGCTCGCCCAGGATCACATAGGCTCTTGGGGGCGGACTTAACAGCTGTCTGTCGAAGCTTCTGGCAGGGTTGGGGCACTGTGAACATGGGGCACTGTGGATGTGCCAGACACTAGGCTCTGAGTGCTCAGAGCTCAGAGGAGCAGTTGTGGGCAGAAAGCACCCAGCCTGCCTGGGCTGGACACAGCCCAGCGCCCAGAGAGCTGGAGTCTATCCTGGGGCCCCATGTCCAAGGAGGCAGCCGGTGAGCGGTGCAGCACAGAGGTGCCCATAGCCCCTGAGATGGGGATGCGGCCGGGGCATGAGCAGTGCTGACCGGCCTTGGGGCTCCTGGCCTCCTAGAGGTCCATCTGGGAGAGGAGATGGGGCGTAGTTCTGCTGTGCCTCCCTGACATTGCCCTTCCACCTTTCCCCCCAGGTCGCGGTCCATCAGTGGTGCGTCCTCAGGCCTCTCCACAAGTCCGCTCAGCAGTCCCAGGGTGAGTGACCCCACCCTCTAGGCCCCCTCAGCGCTgtaggagggaggtgggaagggacacccccttccccctgcgTGTTCCTACACCTCGGGCATCCCTGGCCGAGCCCTGTGCCCCTCCTCGCTGCCTGGGctgctcccctggcctggccaaTCCGGCCTCATGCGCCGCTGGGCCCCGCTGGTTGCTGCTGCTGAGCGCTCGCGCGGATTTCTGCTAACTGCACgtttctttgttttgtgtgttttcttgtgTGTGTCGTGTTTTCTTTTGTCGCACGCCCGCCTGccccacctgcctgcctcccgCCCCCTGTCCCTGTGATCGACTCCGGGGGTGGGCTCGGTGCGTGCATGCGGGTGCACGGGCATGTGCGTCGCGCCTGCACGCGGGCTGCTCGCGCGGGGGACCCCTCGCCCCCTTCCTGGTGCTCGCCACCCCTTCCCCCTCCAGCCTGTTAGGAAGTTTGTCCTGCCGCCCCCGCCCCCTGAGCCGCCCCTCCTACCTTGCCCCCTGGCCACCTCCGCGGAGCCCGGAGCCCGTGGGAGCACCTCCCGGCCGGGACGCGCCCCCGCAGCACCGGCCGCGCGACCCAACCCCCGGACTCAGACCCTGCCCTGCAAGGGCGCGCGCCCTGACCGGCCGCTCCAGGGCGCCAGGTCCCATCCGCCCCCGACCGGCCCCCAGGCCCGGCCCCCCAGCTCCGCAGCGGGTCTCCTAGCGCCCTCGTCGGCCCAGCTCCCCGGCCCGCCGGCCCCCGCCAGGCCTCCGCAGCCCGGGACCGACCCAAACGCCCAATCTGTCCCTGCCATACAGGTGACCCCTCACCCCTCTCCGAGGGGcagtcccctccccacccccaaggggacGCCTGTCCACACGCCAAAGGAGAGCCCGGCGGGcacgcccacccccactccaccgtCCAGCCCCAGCGTCGGGGGCGTGCCCTGGAGGACGCGGCTGAACTCCATCAAGAACAGTTTCCTGGGCTCACCCCGCTTCCACCGCCGGAAACTGCAAGGTGGGGGGCCCAGGGGGTCCACGCCCTCGGTCACCACCGCGTGGGGGTCGATCTGTGTGAGCGCACAGCAGAGCTGGTCCCCTGGGGCGCGGCGGAGCACTGCAGCCCTTAGGGCTACTTTCTGCCTAGGCCATTCCCTGCCgaaaccccaggggcaggggTGGATGAGGGCAGCCAGAAAGGTCCAGCGTCAGGGGGCCTATGGGCTGGGCGCTATAGCATGTCGGGACGCAGGAGCTGGTATCCAGAGCAGGCGGGCGGGCTTTTCAGCACCGGGTAGTGGATAGATCCTGGATCCACCTCCTGCCGCCCTGGCTGGGCCCTGGTCTGGCCTGAGGGAGGGGTGGCGTGGTGTGGGGTCAGCTTCCCCGGCTGGCTGGTGGTCACCGCTCTTCTCTCCCTGCCGGCCGTGTGCAGTCCCCACCCCAGAGGAGATGTCCAACCTGACCCCGGAGTCCTCCCCAGAGTAAGTGGCCAGGGTGTGGCTGGGGTGGGGCTAGGGTGAGCTCTCTGTGCTGGGCTGGCTGAGTGGGGTTAGCAGTGTCCCCTGGCCCCGTCCGTGCCCCCCATCCACAGACCAGTCCTCACACCACGGGGGTTAGGAGGGGACCCAGCCCAGCAACCAGCACTAGCCCAGGTCCTGCCAGGCTCCTGAGTAGGCCTGAGGGTAGTTGAGGGGAGGTGCcacgggagggggagagggagagtgggtgacATAGGGGTGCCTCACATAACCAGCCCCTGTCACCCTCTGCACACACCCCTGCTGTGGGGTCCTGCTCCCAGCCAGGGCCCTGTGCTGACCCAGTGGCTCTTTCTGGGACACACACAGCCAGGGGATGGATGGCACTGTCCAGACATGCTGGGTACCCAGGGGCCTCCTTCTCTGCCACCTTCCTGCCCCTGGAGAGGCTTGCCAAGCATGAGAAGCAGCTTGGCTGTCTGAGTTTTGGGAGTTGGCAAGAGGCTCTTGAGCCCCCTTCCCCCAGTAGGCCTTGTGGCCAGGAGCCTCCAAGAGACCCAGCATGGACACACGGACACTTGGGGACCCCTGACACAGACACATGGATACTCAAGGAACCCAATACAGATGCCCAGGGGACCCAGCACAGACAACAGGGGACCAGGCATGGACAACTGGCTAAGGAGACCAGGCATGGACAACAGACCCCCCGAGGACCAGGCACAGATACACAGATACCAAGGAACCCCTGATATAGACACATGGATACTCAGGGGATCTGCATGGACACACAGATTCCCAGGGGACCTGCCGTGGACAACAGATGCCCAGGGACCCAGGACATACACATGGACactcagtatacctggcacagccACATGGATGTCTGGGGCCTTGATACAGCCACAAAGATGCCCAGGGACCTGCCTGGACACATGGAATAACCCCCAGGAGTCCCTCATAGACACATGGATGCCCAGGAGACCCAGAACAGACAGATGCCCAGGAGACCTGATAAGATCACATGGACGCCCATGGAACCTGGCACAGATCATGGACACCCAGGGACCCAGCATGGACAATGGATACCCAGGAAGTCCCCACGGGCACACCAACAAGGGACCGGCCAGGAAGTTCAGCCCTGGCACAGAGTTTGGGCACAGACCCAGAACCAGCAGCCTGGACCCCTGCCCAGGGATCTGCGAGCCCCACTCAGGCGGTTCCCCTAGGGGAGGACAGCCCAGGCGAGGAGACACACAGCAGGAACTCGGAGAGACGAGCACATGGTACCCCCAGATGCtttgaaggagggaaggaggatagGATGAAATGGGGGCTGCTCGCTGCTCACTCAGGGCCCCTGGGCCCTGCACCGGCCTGCTGTGGCCCGGAGCGCTCATCCCCCGCAGGAGGTGCTCACCTGGGTCAGAGGCCCACCTCGGGGAGACACTGGAGCAGCACTCGCCCTGCCCACAGAGGGTGCCATAGGCCGGCCAGCTTCCTGGAGAGGACGGTGTggtctgggggggaggggcacaggTGGGGGCCCCAAAGATAGTGCTGGGAGAGCAAGAAGGACGAGCCAGGAGTGGACACACCCGAGAGCTGGACGGACACAAGGAGGCCTGCCCACTCAGCCATCATAAGCGGGACCTCATCCTTATGGTGAGTGGGAGGAGCAATGTGCAACCTGCACCGGTGGAGGATCAGGGATGGCAACAGGCCGTGCATTGAGACCGCTGCCCGCGGTGGCAGCTGGAACTGCAGGCAGGGCCAGCAGATGCCCAAAGACAGTTCTTTGCATGAAGGTGTGGATCTGGTCACGTGCTCGACGTGAGGTGCCAGGTGGAGCCGCTAGCTCCACACGACCCCCAGCAAGGCAGCGGCGGCAGCCTGAGACTTGGacgcccccccacctccccgccgtGCTGGAGTGCCTGCCCAGCCCAAGCACTGTCCATCTCTCAGAGGAGGGTTGGCATCATCTGGCCTTGAGTCCTGCCATCCACGAGCTGGTACCACCCTCCTCTCTCTTTTCCCTGTGCATTGATCAGGTGCAGGTTTCCTGAGGAGGCCGCTGCTGCCGGCAGCAGTTGATACATCTCATCCACCGTCGTCCCCTCTAGGGACCGTCCCTCATCCTCGCTTcatccctgtgcttcctgttgccATCTGCCCTCTTTCTGGCCTCTGGCCTTTGTCCTTGGGTCAGTGTTGCCCTTTTCAGTTTCGAGTGGCTGATGGCTCTGAGGAGTGGTACCTCTGCTGGTGATTGTTCATCTGTGGTTTGGCTGGAAATTGAGTTGCGGTGGCGAGTTCAATTCAGGGCTTCAGGGTGACAAGGGGGCCAGTGTGTTAGGGGCTCCTTCAGTCTTCGTCTACCCGGTCATCTGGTCTATTTGTAGCATGTTGAGCTTTGTTCCACCGTTTCTTCCGCTCCGTCCACGTGACCTCATTCTTCAAAGCAGTCACTGGGCACTATCtttgttcttctgatctcagggtggTGGCCGTTAACGTTCTCGCAGTCCATTAGCACCCAATGATTCCTTGGCTCTTTGGTTTTCCTGATCCTCTCTGCTCTGCAAGGGGAGAGGCCAGCAGACTCTCCTTAGATGGCCACTGCGGACCAGAAGGAGGCCGTGGGGCATCTTTCTGGGGACTGTGGTGCCCACCGACTCGTGTTAAGTGGCTGCTGAGATGCCCTGGTGGACGTGGCAGCACATGCACAGCACAGAGCAGTGAGATCGGGCCACGATGACCCAGTGGGTTTTCCCTGGCTGCTTCCTAAGGGTCGATGGCCAGGCTTTATCCCTAGTCTGTCGTAGTCTGGAAACTTCCATGAAAACCCgttcagcaacacacaagcctccaaggACACGGCCGGTGACTGCACCTGAGAGCTGCTGGCTGGGAACCCGCTTGGGCCCTCCTGCATGCCCTGGAGGACAAAGCACTGCTTTGGTCCTGCTCTGACGTTGCAGGGCGCCGCAGGTCGTCTGGTCCCTGGGGACCTGTGGGAcagcgagtggctggtgggcctgAGCTGTCAACCCTCCCGCTCACAGGCCAGCACTAACCCTCCAGGCCCTTAACTTTCAATCTGCTGCTGTTCTCTGTCCCAGAAATTCTAAAAGCAAACCAAGCCGGCCTGTGGTGGAGGAGGCCCACTCCTCAGTAAGGCCTTGCCCGCCAAGGGCCCTGTGACTGCTCCCCAAGGGCCTGCCAGCTGAGGCCCCCTCCACAGGACCCCAGACTAGAAGCTTCTCTCATCGAGtgacattttcttcctcctccagggagtcGAGGCGGGTGCCCTTTGGCTCCTGAAAGCATCCGACTGCCCTGCATCTGTCCACAGCTGTCTGCCACCTGTGTGGGCTGGGCGAggcgggagggcaggcaggtcggACAGGGAGCTGGAAGCTGGCAGGATCTAGAGGTGGGGGTGGATCAAGGGACCCTGTCTGTGTTCCTGGACCAGGATCCCAGGATCAAGTGGAGTATGCCCCCCTACACTCTtccccccacaacacacacatgctGGGATTCTAGGCGTGGTCAGAAGACTGCTGCTGGGCAGGGAAGGCCCAGGTGGTTGGAGAGTCCGCCCCGGAGGTGGACAGGGAGCAAGGACATCCCAGCCAGGACCACTGCTTCTGAAGAGGATGGATGAGTGTCCACCTGTGGCACCAAAGCACCACCTCCTCCTGTCTTCCCACCATGAGAGTGCATAGGC contains the following coding sequences:
- the BRSK2 gene encoding serine/threonine-protein kinase BRSK2 isoform X2, with the translated sequence MTSTGKEGGGGAQHAQYVGPYRLEKTLGKGQTGLVKLGIHCVTCQKVAIKIVNREKLSESVLMKVEREIAILKLIEHPHVLKLHDVYENKKSLYLVLEHVSGGELFDYLVKKGRLTPKEARKFFRQIISALDFCHSHSICHRDLKPENLLLDEKNNIRIADFGMASLQVGDSLLETSCGSPHYACPEVIRGEKYDGRKADVWSCGVILFALLVGALPFDDDNLRQLLEKVKRGVFHMPHFIPPDCQSLLRGMIEVDAARRLTLEHIQKHIWYIGGKNEPEPEQPVPRKVQIRSLPSLEDLDPDVLDSMHSLGCFRDRNKLLQDLLSEEENQEKMIYFLLLDRKERYPSHEDEDLPPRNEIDPPRKRVDSPMLNRHGKRRPERKSMEVLSVTDGGSPVPARRAIEMAQHGQRSRSISGASSGLSTSPLSSPRPVRKFVLPPPPPEPPLLPCPLATSAEPGARGSTSRPGRAPAAPAARPNPRTQTLPCKGARPDRPLQGARSHPPPTGPQARPPSSAAGLLAPSSAQLPGPPAPARPPQPGTDPNAQSVPAIQVTPHPSPRGSPLPTPKGTPVHTPKESPAGTPTPTPPSSPSVGGVPWRTRLNSIKNSFLGSPRFHRRKLQVPTPEEMSNLTPESSPELAKKSWFGNFINLEKEEQIFVVIRDKPLSSIKADIVHAFLSIPSLSHSVISQTSFRAEYKSTGGPAVFQKPVKFQVDVTYTEGGEAQKENGIYSVTFTLLSGPSRRFKRVVETIQAQLLSTHDQPSAQQLSDTTHCMEMLTGRFSKCGIIPKS
- the BRSK2 gene encoding serine/threonine-protein kinase BRSK2 isoform X8; this encodes MTSTGKEGGGGAQHAQYVGPYRLEKTLGKGQTGLVKLGIHCVTCQKVAIKIVNREKLSESVLMKVEREIAILKLIEHPHVLKLHDVYENKKSLYLVLEHVSGGELFDYLVKKGRLTPKEARKFFRQIISALDFCHSHSICHRDLKPENLLLDEKNNIRIADFGMASLQVGDSLLETSCGSPHYACPEVIRGEKYDGRKADVWSCGVILFALLVGALPFDDDNLRQLLEKVKRGVFHMPHFIPPDCQSLLRGMIEVDAARRLTLEHIQKHIWYIGGKNEPEPEQPVPRKVQIRSLPSLEDLDPDVLDSMHSLGCFRDRNKLLQDLLSEEENQEKMIYFLLLDRKERYPSHEDEDLPPRNEIDPPRKRVDSPMLNRHGKRRPERKSMEVLSVTDGGSPVPARRAIEMAQHGQRSRSISGASSGLSTSPLSSPRVTPHPSPRGSPLPTPKGTPVHTPKESPAGTPTPTPPSSPSVGGVPWRTRLNSIKNSFLGSPRFHRRKLQVPTPEEMSNLTPESSPELAKKSWFGNFINLEKEEQIFVVIRDKPLSSIKADIVHAFLSIPSLSHSVISQTSFRAEYKSTGGPAVFQKPVKFQVDVTYTEGGEAQKENGIYSVTFTLLSGPSRRFKRVVETIQAQLLSTHDQPSAQQLSDTTHCMEMLTGRFSKCGIIPKS
- the BRSK2 gene encoding serine/threonine-protein kinase BRSK2 isoform X3, which translates into the protein MTSTGKEGGGGAQHAQYVGPYRLEKTLGKGQTGLVKLGIHCVTCQKVAIKIVNREKLSESVLMKVEREIAILKLIEHPHVLKLHDVYENKKSLYLVLEHVSGGELFDYLVKKGRLTPKEARKFFRQIISALDFCHSHSICHRDLKPENLLLDEKNNIRIADFGMASLQVGDSLLETSCGSPHYACPEVIRGEKYDGRKADVWSCGVILFALLVGALPFDDDNLRQLLEKVKRGVFHMPHFIPPDCQSLLRGMIEVDAARRLTLEHIQKHIWYIGGKNEPEPEQPVPRKVQIRSLPSLEDLDPDVLDSMHSLGCFRDRNKLLQDLLSEEENQEKMIYFLLLDRKERYPSHEDEDLPPRNEIDPPRKRVDSPMLNRHGKRRPERKSMEVLSVTDGGSPVPARRAIEMAQHGQRSRSISGASSGLSTSPLSSPRVTPHPSPRGSPLPTPKGTPVHTPKESPAGTPTPTPPSSPSVGGVPWRTRLNSIKNSFLGSPRFHRRKLQVPTPEEMSNLTPESSPELAKKSWFGNFINLEKEEQIFVVIRDKPLSSIKADIVHAFLSIPSLSHSVISQTSFRAEYKSTGGPAVFQKPVKFQVDVTYTEGGEAQKENGIYSVTFTLLSGPSRRFKRVVETIQAQLLSTHDQPSAQQLSDTTHCMEMLTGRFSKCGSPLSNFFDVIKQLFSDEENGQVSQAPSTPTKHSALGPMGDLAAAGPGPGPRGDAEHLPGKDAARTGRPAACREQP